Proteins encoded within one genomic window of Pseudomonadota bacterium:
- a CDS encoding Bro-N domain-containing protein, translating into MESHIAVFKGKEIRKTIHNSEWWFVIVDVVTVQTDSIDPSGYIKDMRRRDAELSKGWGQIATPLWIETPGGKQKVNCANTEGIFRIIQSIPSPKAEPFKRWLAKVGYERVQEIEDPELGTKRTRALYKAKGYSDDWIEKRMRGIAVRGELTEEWKNREVGAEHEYAILTAEISKATFGLTPPEYKDLKGLERENLCDHMTDLELIFSMLGEAATTEITKTQDAQGFDENRTAAKKGGRIAGDARQELEKETKKKVVTSENYLAISQKDKKRLPK; encoded by the coding sequence TTGGAATCTCACATAGCGGTTTTTAAAGGTAAGGAAATCAGAAAGACGATTCATAACAGTGAGTGGTGGTTTGTCATTGTTGATGTCGTTACTGTGCAGACAGATTCAATAGACCCATCAGGGTATATCAAAGATATGCGTCGTCGTGACGCAGAGTTATCCAAAGGGTGGGGGCAAATTGCCACCCCCCTTTGGATCGAAACTCCCGGTGGAAAACAGAAGGTCAATTGTGCCAACACGGAAGGGATTTTCCGCATCATCCAGTCCATTCCCTCACCCAAGGCAGAACCATTCAAACGCTGGCTGGCAAAGGTTGGATATGAACGGGTGCAGGAGATTGAAGACCCTGAACTGGGAACGAAGAGAACCCGGGCTCTCTATAAAGCAAAGGGTTATTCTGATGACTGGATAGAAAAAAGGATGCGGGGAATTGCTGTTCGCGGCGAATTGACCGAAGAATGGAAGAATAGAGAAGTCGGGGCCGAACATGAATATGCCATTCTAACTGCCGAGATATCCAAAGCCACCTTCGGGCTGACTCCACCAGAATACAAAGATTTGAAGGGGTTGGAACGTGAAAACCTGTGTGATCACATGACCGACCTTGAACTGATCTTTTCAATGCTCGGCGAAGCTGCCACAACTGAGATTACAAAAACCCAGGATGCCCAGGGATTTGATGAAAACCGTACCGCCGCCAAAAAAGGCGGTCGGATAGCCGGTGATGCCCGTCAGGAATTGGAAAAGGAAACAAAGAAAAAGGTTGTCACATCGGAAAACTATCTGGCAATATCTCAGAAGGATAAAAAGAGGTTGCCGAAATGA